One Papaver somniferum cultivar HN1 chromosome 10, ASM357369v1, whole genome shotgun sequence genomic window carries:
- the LOC113317716 gene encoding uncharacterized protein LOC113317716, with the protein MDGETESSKGKNIECDMQKKNPVYHLGSSDGPGIIITPIVLKGTNYDEWARAIRRSLIAKRKFGFVDGTITKPEDSDQLEEWIVVQSMLVSWISNTLDSSIRSSLGDYDDANLLWTQLKRRYCVVSGTRICQLKASLSECKQKKAEGVAEYFGRLNKIWDEMVTYMKVPQCKCGKCTCNIASQVSMLREEDFLHYFLIGLDSVYSSVREQLLARDPLPSTDVAYQTMVNSERLRIGEVAMSTEVHDNVMAFRVQSDQRQLNNTYHPNKHCKYCTRDGHSEDGCFQRIGYPEWWGDRPRGGRGSGRGGRTNGRGRGGTNFTGGRGGRGQGAGNQVRAHNLNISDTRQSGGALVVPEDIIFKCKMVPGSGAKNLVGLERV; encoded by the coding sequence ATGGATGGTGAAACAGAGTCATCCAAAGGGAAAAATATAGAGTGTGATATGCAGAAGAAGAATCCAGTCTACCATCTAGGATCGAGTGATGGTCCAGGCATCATCATCACGCCGATTGTTTTAAAGGGgactaactatgatgaatgggctagagccataagacGATCATTGATAGCTAAAAGgaagtttggttttgttgatggaacaatCACAAAACCTGAAGATAGTGACCAGttggaagagtggattgttgTCCAGTCAATGCTTGTTTCATGGATTAGCAACACGTTAGATTCATCAATTagatcgagcttgggagactatgATGATGCAAACTTGCTGTGGACACAGTTGAAGAGAAGATACTGTGTTGTAAGCGGAACAAGAATCTGTCAGCTGAAAGCTTCGTTAAGTGAGTGCAAACAAAAGAAAGCAGAAGGTGTAGCCGAGTACTTTGGGAGATtgaacaagatatgggatgagatggtaaCATACATGAAGGTACCTCAGTGCAAGTGTGGTAAGTGCACTTGTAATATCGCATCACAAGTAAGTATGTTGAGAGAAGAAGACTTTCTGCATTATTTTTTGATTGGATTAGACTCTGTGTATAGTTCCGTGCGTGAACAACTGTTGGCTAGAGACCCGTTGCCATCAACAGATGTAGCATACCAGACAATGGTGAATTCGGAGCGTCTGCGTATAGGAGAAGTAGCTATGTCTACGGAGGTACATGACAATGTGATGGCATTCAGAGTACAATCTGATCAACGCCAACTCAACAATACGTATCATCCTAACAAGCATTGCAAGTACTGTACCAGAGATGGACACTCAGAGGATGGGTGTTTTCAACGTATTGGATAcccagaatggtggggagacagacctAGAGGCGGAAGAGGATCTGGTCGAGGAGGCAGAACCAATGGTAGAGGGCGTGGTGGCACTAACTTTACCGGTGGTAGAGGTGGTCGAGGACAAGGTGCAGGCAACCAGGTTCGAGCACACAACCTTAATATATCAGACACAAGGCAGTCAGGTGGAGCGCTGGTAGTCCccgaagatattatatttaaatgcaaaatggtccccggcagcggcgccaaaaacttggtaggccttgaaagggtataa
- the LOC113317473 gene encoding uncharacterized protein LOC113317473 isoform X3, translating into MAEQWPYKGPPSLRSVGPTRMLVWDSRLPKRPLKVVLNSKFLSTILKMTNTDRKSFSFNTALHTYFSASVTGALVEARLGYRTLNKDPDPMASFSLAYLFILFPFQGICSLRDTEQDDNKWPLVMTSWKVHGWYR; encoded by the exons ATGGCTGAACAG TGGCCATATaaaggtcctccctcgcttcgctcggtcgggcCAACAAGAATGCTGGTTTGGGATTCAAGACTTCCAAAGAGGCCATTGAAG GTCGTATTGAATTCAAAGTTTCTTTCAACAATATTAAAAATGACTAATACAGATAGAAAGTCTTTCTCCTTCAATACCGCATTGCATACATATTTTAGT GCTTCTGTTACAGGGGCCTTAGTGGAAGCTCGCCTAGGTTATAGGACGCTGAACAAGGATCCAGACCCTATGGCTTCGTTTAGTCTCGCTTACTTGTTCATATTGTTTCCTTTTCAGGGTATATGCTCTCTACGTGACACAGAACAAGAT GATAACAAGTGGCCCCTTGTCATGACTAGTTGGAAG GTACATGGATGGTATCGATAA
- the LOC113317473 gene encoding uncharacterized protein LOC113317473 isoform X2, whose translation MSIDHLHFTQQWPYKGPPSLRSVGPTRMLVWDSRLPKRPLKVVLNSKFLSTILKMTNTDRKSFSFNTALHTYFSASVTGALVEARLGYRTLNKDPDPMASFSLAYLFILFPFQGICSLRDTEQDDNKWPLVMTSWKILQEC comes from the exons atgtCAATTGATCACTTACATTTTACACAACAGTGGCCATATaaaggtcctccctcgcttcgctcggtcgggcCAACAAGAATGCTGGTTTGGGATTCAAGACTTCCAAAGAGGCCATTGAAG GTCGTATTGAATTCAAAGTTTCTTTCAACAATATTAAAAATGACTAATACAGATAGAAAGTCTTTCTCCTTCAATACCGCATTGCATACATATTTTAGT GCTTCTGTTACAGGGGCCTTAGTGGAAGCTCGCCTAGGTTATAGGACGCTGAACAAGGATCCAGACCCTATGGCTTCGTTTAGTCTCGCTTACTTGTTCATATTGTTTCCTTTTCAGGGTATATGCTCTCTACGTGACACAGAACAAGAT GATAACAAGTGGCCCCTTGTCATGACTAGTTGGAAG ATCCTACAAGAATGTTGA
- the LOC113317473 gene encoding uncharacterized protein LOC113317473 isoform X1, protein MSIDHLHFTQQWPYKGPPSLRSVGPTRMLVWDSRLPKRPLKVVLNSKFLSTILKMTNTDRKSFSFNTALHTYFSASVTGALVEARLGYRTLNKDPDPMASFSLAYLFILFPFQGICSLRDTEQDDNKWPLVMTSWKVHGWYR, encoded by the exons atgtCAATTGATCACTTACATTTTACACAACAGTGGCCATATaaaggtcctccctcgcttcgctcggtcgggcCAACAAGAATGCTGGTTTGGGATTCAAGACTTCCAAAGAGGCCATTGAAG GTCGTATTGAATTCAAAGTTTCTTTCAACAATATTAAAAATGACTAATACAGATAGAAAGTCTTTCTCCTTCAATACCGCATTGCATACATATTTTAGT GCTTCTGTTACAGGGGCCTTAGTGGAAGCTCGCCTAGGTTATAGGACGCTGAACAAGGATCCAGACCCTATGGCTTCGTTTAGTCTCGCTTACTTGTTCATATTGTTTCCTTTTCAGGGTATATGCTCTCTACGTGACACAGAACAAGAT GATAACAAGTGGCCCCTTGTCATGACTAGTTGGAAG GTACATGGATGGTATCGATAA
- the LOC113315421 gene encoding uncharacterized protein LOC113315421 produces the protein MACPSVHLNLNTIPPGPAHQEINLFLNHLLKINFYAASYRDPFFVHPSVNPNAVLCSPPLNGDNYASWKIGMMRALRLKNKIGFIDGSISKPTDSAKLGEWMRAYGLVIGWIHAAILHSVKDSVSYAPTVFLLWKDLENIHVESCDPKLYQLKQQLAFIKQDGSSVMVFYGRLRAIWDEMDTIRPLSTCNAKDAIDHLNPDTTMEFLQCLHDRYAGLRSNILQRIEFPPLLTIYNLV, from the coding sequence GAGATCAACCTATTCCTaaaccatcttcttaaaatcaattTTTACGCGGCTTCATATCGTGATCCATTTTTTGTTCATCCCTCTGTCAATCCCAATGCTGTTCTTTGTAGTCCTCCATTAAACGGTGACAATTATGCATCATGGAAGATAGGAATGATGAGAGCTTTGCGTTTGAAGAACAAAATTGGTTTTATTGATGGATCTATTTCTAAACCAACTGATTCGGCCAAACTCGGCGAATGGATGCGAGCATATGGTCTTGTCATTGGTTGGATTCATGCTGCTATCCTTCATAGCGttaaagatagtgtttcttatgCTCCTACTGTTTTTCTTCTCTGGAAAGATCTTGAGAACATTCATGTTGAATCTTGTGATCCAAAGCTATATCAATTGAAACAACAACTTGCCTTTATTAAGCAAGATGGTTCGTCTGTAATGGTTTTTTATGGTCGTCTTCGTGCTATTTGGGATGAGATGGATACTATAAGACCTCTAAGTACTTGTAATGCCAAGGATGCTATTGATCATCTCAACCCAGATACGACCATGGAATTCTTGCAATGTCTTCATGATAGGTATGCTGGTCTCCGTTCTAACATTTTGCAGCGTATTGAGTTTCCACCCTTGTTAACTATTTATAACTTAGTCTGA